In one window of Methanomassiliicoccales archaeon DNA:
- a CDS encoding 30S ribosomal protein S12 translates to MARGLYTARKLKEDRKKFRWSDSTYKRRMLRLKEKSDPLEGAPQARGIVLEKVGIEAKQPNSAIRKCVKVQLIKNGRQITAFAVGDGAINFIDEHDEVLVEGIGGRLGRSYGDIPGVRYKVIKVNNVSLRELVRGRKEKPVR, encoded by the coding sequence TTGGCAAGAGGCCTATACACTGCTAGAAAGCTGAAAGAGGATCGAAAGAAGTTTCGGTGGAGCGATAGCACTTATAAGAGAAGGATGCTTCGCCTCAAAGAAAAGTCAGATCCACTCGAAGGCGCACCACAAGCAAGAGGAATTGTTCTCGAGAAGGTTGGTATCGAAGCTAAGCAGCCGAACTCTGCTATCAGGAAATGCGTTAAAGTCCAATTGATTAAGAATGGCCGCCAGATAACCGCCTTTGCGGTCGGTGATGGAGCCATTAACTTCATTGATGAGCATGATGAAGTTCTCGTCGAGGGAATCGGAGGACGTCTAGGCCGATCCTATGGAGATATCCCAGGTGTCCGATATAAGGTTATCAAAGTCAACAACGTTTCCCTGAGAGAACTTGTCCGCGGAAGAAAGGAGAAACCAGTGAGGTGA